The Caldanaerobius fijiensis DSM 17918 genomic interval GCGTACAGCTCTTTTACCTCTACACCGTTATCGTTAAACGCATCTATTATCATCTTTGTTCCATAGGCTGTAGCTTCAATAAGGGCCCTGTATATTTCCTCGGGCTTTGTGGTGAGATTCATACCGAGTATCATGCCTGTTAAATCCGCATCTACCAAAATAGATCTGTTGCCGTTCCACCAATCCAGCGCTATCAACCCGCTCTGACCTGGTTTTAAATCGGAGGCTTTTTCTCTTAAATACTGGAAGGTGCTTATACCTCTTTGTTCAGCCTGGATTTTGTATTCGTGTGGGAGACACGCTTCCATATACCAGGCAAATATATCTCCTACTGCTGATTGTCCCGCTTCATAGCCGTATAAGCCGGGTATTATACCGTCTTCTACAACGCCACACATCCCAGGTACTTCTACTTCCCTGTCACTCAAAACCATATGGCATATGGATGTACCCATTACCATCACCATTTTACCAGGCGATGTCACTCCCACAGCCGGTACAGATACGTGAGCATCCACATTGCCTACCGCAACGGCTACCCCCGGGTTTAACCCTATAAGGGATGCTATTTCTGGCCTTAATTCCCCTGCCTTCGTGCCAAGAGGATATATGTCCCTGCTGAGCTTTTCGTCGACCAGATTTTCCAAGCGTGGGTCCAGTGCTTTGTAAAATTCCCTGGAGGGATAGCCCTTTCTCTTGTGCCATATAGCCTTATACCCTGCTGTACAGCTGTTTCGCCTTTCGTTACCTGTGAGCATCATGACCACCCAGTCGGCGGCCTCAATAAATTTATCGGCAGCTTCATAGACTTCCGGTGCCTCATTTAGCACCTGCCAGACCTTGGGGACCAGCCATTCCGATGATATCTTGCCGCCATACCTTGCCAGAAAGTCTTCCCCTCGCTGGGCAGCTATCTGGTTTAACCTGTTGGCTTCAGGCTGTGCCGCATGATGCTTCCACAGCTTCACGTAGGCATGGGGATTTTTGGTAAATTCAGGTAAATCACACAGAGGCGTGCCGTCCTTTTTAATAGGAAGGACGGTACACGCCGTAAAATCTATCCCTAAGCCTATGACATCGTCTTTATTTACCCCTGATTTTTTTAATACGTCAGGGACGATGACTTTTAACACTTCAATGTAATCGTCGGGATGTTCCAGCGCCCAATCCTGGCCCAACCGTGTGCCGTCGGGCAAGCTCTCGTCCATGACGCCATGAGGATATGCCATCGTCGAGGAGGCTACTTCTTGAGCTGTGTCTATATTGAGGAGTAAAGCCCTGGCTGATTCTGTCCCGTAATCAATACCTATTGAATATTTTGCCATACATTCCCCACCTTTATTTCTCCTTTATTTTATTTTTATCAATCTGGCGATTTCATCAAAAGCAACCTCATCAAAATCAGGTGTTTTTACGCCGTCAATTAATTCCCATTCTTCAACGTGTTCTACCGATGAACCCGGCTGCAGCTCTACCAGTGGTCCTAATGTCTCTATTTCTATCATCCAATCAGTGGTATACGTCTCAAAAGATGCTCCAAAATCTGGATATTCAGCTCCTGTGATATGGGTATACCTCTTTACAAACATATGTCCATTGTTAATATAGGCAACCCATCCTTTTTCATTCTGAGTACCCAGTTTAAAGGGTGATTTCATATCGGGATCCTGTTTTAAAGCAATATACCTTTCACCCCAGAAAACCCTGTGATCGTTCATTTTAGAATAAGGCCATAAAACCACAGATCTATTGGGCAAAAAACCCGTATCTTTATCAATTTGCGGTATTATCTCAATCCCACCTGTCGCCATAACAGATATGGACCACGGAGCTAATTTGACAGCCCAAGCACCAGTATTAGTTATCTTGTGAATCAACTTTACCTCTGAACTGTCAGGACTTAGTATTACAGTTATCTCTTTTTGCATATTAACCCACGGCTCTGGCTTTTGTATCAACCTTACGCCGTTTTGTATTTCCTGCCAATCCACAACCTCGTTATCGGGTGAATATGTCCGCGGCA includes:
- a CDS encoding ribulokinase; the encoded protein is MAKYSIGIDYGTESARALLLNIDTAQEVASSTMAYPHGVMDESLPDGTRLGQDWALEHPDDYIEVLKVIVPDVLKKSGVNKDDVIGLGIDFTACTVLPIKKDGTPLCDLPEFTKNPHAYVKLWKHHAAQPEANRLNQIAAQRGEDFLARYGGKISSEWLVPKVWQVLNEAPEVYEAADKFIEAADWVVMMLTGNERRNSCTAGYKAIWHKRKGYPSREFYKALDPRLENLVDEKLSRDIYPLGTKAGELRPEIASLIGLNPGVAVAVGNVDAHVSVPAVGVTSPGKMVMVMGTSICHMVLSDREVEVPGMCGVVEDGIIPGLYGYEAGQSAVGDIFAWYMEACLPHEYKIQAEQRGISTFQYLREKASDLKPGQSGLIALDWWNGNRSILVDADLTGMILGMNLTTKPEEIYRALIEATAYGTKMIIDAFNDNGVEVKELYACGGLAEKDPLLMQIYADVTNLEIKISQSAQTPALGAAMFGAVAAGKGKGGFDSIFEAAKTIPRLKDTVYRPIPQNVKIYEELFKEYKILHDYFGRGQNDVMKRLKAIKERVTNA
- a CDS encoding TTE1925 family mutarotase, which gives rise to MSVSINKVAFAGWENCIQISNGIVDIVATVDVGPRLIRYGFTGDVNEFAVKEEDAGKVGGNQWRNYGGHRLWHSPEVMPRTYSPDNEVVDWQEIQNGVRLIQKPEPWVNMQKEITVILSPDSSEVKLIHKITNTGAWAVKLAPWSISVMATGGIEIIPQIDKDTGFLPNRSVVLWPYSKMNDHRVFWGERYIALKQDPDMKSPFKLGTQNEKGWVAYINNGHMFVKRYTHITGAEYPDFGASFETYTTDWMIEIETLGPLVELQPGSSVEHVEEWELIDGVKTPDFDEVAFDEIARLIKIK